The following proteins come from a genomic window of Penaeus monodon isolate SGIC_2016 chromosome 22, NSTDA_Pmon_1, whole genome shotgun sequence:
- the LOC119587107 gene encoding succinate--hydroxymethylglutarate CoA-transferase-like: MLIPFSYLKPKIIHPDRWKSRVIPCKLSSDLEFIRNCDNFIAVMKTCVNTMRVLTAIEKKPLMRFIEIISVRESVRLSSKRFSHGTAAVSNATNVCSTLTDGPLSGIRIIDLTRVLAGPFATMVLSDLGAEVIKVEHPQKGDETRGWGPPFAGSESCYFLSVNRNKQSIAIDLKKAEGLSVIRDLAKQSDVLIENFIPGALDRIGLGYDALKTIAPQLIYCSISGYGPSGPYHKRPGYDVIAASVGGLVGVTGPEDGEPCKVGVAMTDLTTGLYAHGAIMAALLDRQRTGNGQKIDCNLLSTQISCMVNLASNYLNGDREAKRWGTAHESIVPYQAFPTRDGYLTIGSGNNDQFAALCKALDLTNLLDDNRFATNALRVKNRDDLLVTLKERFRQKTTKEWLIILEGAPFPYGPINTIAQAFSDPQVIHNEMIKTVHHPTVGLIKQVAPPVLYSSSHNKIRSAPPILGQHTKYVLSEIIGYSDCKIKQLIEQGAVASSDDLENS; encoded by the exons ATGTTGATACCCTTTTCTTATCTAAAACCAAAAATCATACATCCGGACAGGTGGAAGAGTCGCGTGATCCCGTGTAAATTGTCTTCCGATCTTGAATTCATACGCAATTGTGACAACTTTATTGCAGTTATGAAAACAT GTGTGAATACCATGAGGGTACTGACAGCAATTGAGAAGAAGCCCCTTATGAGATTTATTGAAATAATCAGTGTCAGGGAAAGTGTAAGACTATCAAGCAAGAGATTCAGCCATGGAACAGCAGCAGTTTCAAATGCTACAAATGTTTGTAGCACAT TAACAGATGGCCCTCTCTCTGGTATCAGAATCATTGACCTAACTCGAGTCCTTGCCGGCCCATTTGCCACGATGGTTCTCAGTGACCTAGGAGCAGAAGTCATAAAA GTGGAACATCCACAGAAAGGAGATGAGACAAGAGGTTGGGGCCCTCCATTTGCTGGCTCAGAAAGCTGTTATTTCCTCAGTGTGAATCGCAATAAGCAGAGTATTGCCATTGACTTGAAAAAGGCTGAAGGTTTGTCTGTTATACGTGATCTTGCCAAGCAGAGTGATGTTTTGATAGAAAATTTCATTCCTGGAGCCTTGGATCGTATTGGCTTGGGTTATGATGCACTGAAGACCATTGCCCCACAGCTCATATATTGTAGCATCAGTGGCTATGGTCCCTCTGGGCCATACCACAAGAGACCAGGTTATGATGTTATTGCAGCTTCAGTAGGTGGTCTTGTTGGAGTGACAGGTCCTGAAGACGGGGAGCCATGCAAGGTGGGAGTTGCCATGACTGATCTGACAACAGGTCTGTATGCTCATGGAGCTATTATGGCAGCCTTGCTTGACAGACAAAGAACAGGAAATGGACAAAAGATTGATTGCAATCTTTTGTCTACACAGATTTCTTGCATGGTAAACCTGGCATCTAATTACTTAAATGGGGACAGAGAGGCAAAGAGATGGGGGACAGCACATGAAAGCATTGTTCCATACCAGGCTTTCCCGACTAGAGATGGCTACCTCACCATTGGTTCTGGCAACAATGACCAGTTTGCTGCTCTGTGTAAAGCCTTGGATCTCACAAACCTGTTGGATGACAATCGGTTTGCCACAAACGCACTTAGAGTCAAGAATCGAGATGATCTTCTAGTGACACTGAAAGAGAGGTTTCGgcagaaaacaacaaaagagtGGTTGATCATCCTGGAAGGGGCTCCCTTCCCATACGGCCCAATAAACACTATTGCCCAGGCTTTTTCTGACCCCCAAGTTATCCAcaatgagatgataaaaacagTTCACCATCCAACTGTAGGTCTGATAAAACAAGTTGCTCCTCCTGTGTTATACAGCTCATCACACAATAAGATCAGATCAGCTCCACCAATCTTGGGTCAGCATACAAAATATGTCTTATCAGAGATAATAGGGTATTCAGACTGTAAGATTAAACAGCTGATAGAACAAGGGGCTGTAGCTAGCTCTGACGATCTTGAAAATAGTTGA
- the LOC119587109 gene encoding N(4)-(Beta-N-acetylglucosaminyl)-L-asparaginase-like: protein MSTWKREIMMILAIYSLVAVTSSVTNDVQGRKSPKTSLPLVINTWSFVNSTAKAWSVLYNDKGSALDAVEKGCSVCEELQCDGSVGFGGSPDENGETTLDAMIMDGTTHDVGAVAALRRVKSAISVARMVLEHTTHTLLVGDQATEFALQMGFKEENLTTAKSVEIHEHWKEESCQPNYWKNVLPDPTASCGPYTPVDVSTKSKKWATAQEGKNFNTGNHDTIGMIAIDTQGHIAGGTSTNGATHKIPGRVGDSPIPGSGAYVDRHVGGAAATGDGDVMMRFMPALITVEGMRSGLSPHKAAEKALFQIAMYYPGFMGAVVATSITGEIGAACHGFDRFPYSVANPTLQAVTVMEVLCFG from the exons ATGAGCACGTGGAAGcgggagataatgatgattttggccaTATATTCCCTAGTGGCTGTTACTTCCTCTGTGACTAATGACGTCCAAGGAAGAAAGTCACCTAAGACATCACTGCCCCTTGTAATAAATACATGGTCATTTGTTAATTCAACAGCAAAAG CATGGAGTGTGTTGTACAATGACAAAGGTTCGGCTTTAGATGCTGTAGAGAAAGGCTGTTCTGTGTGTGAGGAGCTGCAGTGCGATGGATCTGTAGGTTTTGGAGGAAGTCCAGATGAAAATGGAGAGACAACGTTAGATGCAATGATTATGGATGG GACAACACATGATGTAGGAGCAGTTGCTGCTCTGCGTAGAGTTAAGAGTGCAATATCTGTTGCTCGAATGGTACTtgaacatacaacacatacattgcTTGTGGGAGATCAGGCCACGGAGTTTGCTCTACAAATGGGATTCAAGGAAGAAAATTTGACGACTGCTAAGTCTGTTGAAATACATGAGCATTGGAAAGAAGAATCCTGTCAGCCTAATTACTGGAAGAATGTTCTGCCAGACCCTACAGCAAGTTGTGGACCCTATACCCCTGTAGATGTATCaacgaaaagtaaaaaatggGCAACTGcacaagagggaaaaaattttaataccggGAACCATGACACTATTGGAATGATTGCCATAGATACTCAAGGACACATTGCTGGTGGAACATCAACTAATGGGGCCACTCACAAGATTCCTGGTAGGGTTGGAGATTCCCCAATTCCAGGCAGTGGGGCCTATGTTGACAGACATGTAGGAGGAGCGGCAGCCACAGGGGATGGAGATGTGATGATGCGCTTCATGCCAGCTTTGATAACAGTAGAAGGAATGAGGTCTGGTTTATCTCCTCATAAAGCTGCAGAAAAAGCCCTATTTCAGATTGCAATGTATTACCCTGGATTCATGGGAGCAGTTGTTGCGACATCAATTACTGGGGAGATTGGGGCAGCTTGTCATGGTTTTGATAGATTCCCGTATTCTGTTGCAAATCCAACACTGCAGGCAGTAACTGTGATGGAAGTTCTTTGCTTTGGTTAA